The Aequorivita sublithincola DSM 14238 genome window below encodes:
- the tsaB gene encoding tRNA (adenosine(37)-N6)-threonylcarbamoyltransferase complex dimerization subunit type 1 TsaB produces MATILCLETATTNCSVAIAVDGKIIALREENNQKFSHAEKLHVFIDEVLKKAKIDNKQLNAIAVSKGPGSYTGLRIGVSAAKGLCFALDIPLISTLTLEVIAQQVQQDTRYIIPMIDARRMEVYSAVFNSEKKQIRETKAEILNDNFFEDYLNEGKVVFIGDGALKFEKICKHKNAVFLSDACPSASDMAILAEAKYKISDTEDVAYFEPFYLKEFMMG; encoded by the coding sequence ATGGCAACCATTCTGTGTCTTGAAACTGCCACTACCAATTGTTCGGTAGCCATTGCAGTTGATGGTAAAATAATAGCTCTTCGCGAAGAAAACAACCAAAAATTTTCTCACGCTGAAAAACTGCATGTTTTTATTGATGAAGTTTTAAAGAAAGCCAAGATTGATAATAAGCAATTAAATGCCATAGCGGTCAGCAAAGGTCCAGGTTCTTATACAGGCTTGCGGATTGGTGTTTCAGCAGCAAAAGGACTTTGTTTTGCGTTAGACATCCCATTGATTTCTACGCTTACTTTAGAAGTAATTGCGCAGCAAGTTCAGCAAGACACACGTTATATAATTCCAATGATCGATGCGCGAAGAATGGAAGTTTATTCAGCAGTTTTTAATTCTGAAAAAAAACAAATCCGTGAAACCAAAGCTGAAATTTTAAACGATAATTTCTTTGAAGATTATTTGAATGAAGGGAAAGTAGTTTTTATAGGAGACGGCGCCCTAAAATTTGAAAAAATCTGTAAACACAAAAACGCCGTTTTCCTAAGTGACGCTTGCCCATCAGCGTCAGATATGGCAATACTTGCCGAAGCGAAATACAAAATAAGCGACACTGAAGATGTCGCTTATTTTGAACCTTTTTATTTAAAGGAGTTTATGATGGGTTAA
- a CDS encoding efflux RND transporter periplasmic adaptor subunit produces MKKKTLIWIIVVVALLIVLLIVGKKAGWFGKSGNFKEVEITKIEPIDIIETVAATGKIQPEVEVALSSEVSGEIIELPIKEGQTVEKGDLLVKINPDLIQAAVSQSQAGLQNVRAQLAQAEASQKNAQLNYDRNKSLFEKGVISKSEWDRSVTDYDMAKASSKAAYYNVQSASANVKQSVDNLSRTTIYAPMSGTISKLSVELGERVVGTAQMAGTEIVRVANLQNMEVEVDVNENDIVKIALGDSTTVEVDAYLKREFKGVVTAIANSAESSLTADQVTNFKVKVSILPDSYKDLTEGKPESYSPFRPGMTATVDIITNKKKNIIGIPISSIVIKTDTTDTKKPSTSEVPNTNTEKFEAVYVKVGEEAKLRVVKTGIQDDSNIEILSGLKEGETVITGPYNTVTKLLKQGDKVEVATPAKDKKEK; encoded by the coding sequence ATGAAGAAAAAAACACTCATTTGGATTATTGTAGTTGTTGCCTTGCTTATCGTTTTGCTAATAGTTGGAAAAAAAGCAGGATGGTTCGGGAAATCTGGGAATTTCAAAGAAGTTGAAATAACCAAAATTGAGCCAATTGATATAATCGAAACCGTGGCCGCAACTGGAAAAATTCAACCGGAAGTGGAAGTAGCACTTTCTTCTGAAGTTTCTGGAGAAATCATTGAACTTCCTATAAAAGAAGGTCAAACGGTTGAAAAAGGCGATCTTTTGGTAAAGATAAATCCGGATCTTATTCAAGCCGCTGTAAGCCAATCGCAAGCTGGACTTCAGAATGTACGTGCCCAATTGGCGCAAGCAGAAGCCAGCCAGAAAAACGCACAATTAAATTATGATAGAAATAAATCACTTTTTGAAAAAGGCGTGATTTCAAAATCTGAATGGGATCGTTCTGTTACGGACTATGATATGGCGAAAGCGAGTTCTAAAGCAGCCTATTACAATGTTCAGAGCGCTTCAGCAAACGTAAAACAATCTGTAGATAATCTTTCCAGAACCACTATTTATGCGCCAATGAGCGGAACAATTTCTAAACTTTCGGTAGAACTTGGTGAAAGAGTAGTAGGAACCGCACAAATGGCTGGAACCGAAATCGTTCGCGTTGCAAACCTTCAAAATATGGAAGTGGAAGTTGATGTAAACGAAAATGATATTGTGAAAATCGCTTTGGGAGATTCAACCACAGTCGAGGTTGACGCTTATTTAAAGCGTGAATTTAAAGGTGTAGTTACAGCAATCGCGAACAGTGCAGAAAGCTCCTTAACAGCGGATCAAGTAACAAATTTCAAAGTAAAAGTGAGTATTCTTCCAGATTCTTACAAAGACCTAACAGAAGGGAAACCTGAAAGTTATTCACCATTCCGACCTGGAATGACTGCTACTGTTGATATTATTACCAATAAGAAGAAAAATATAATTGGTATTCCTATCAGTTCCATCGTAATAAAAACGGATACCACAGATACCAAAAAACCAAGCACAAGTGAAGTTCCTAATACAAATACAGAAAAATTTGAAGCAGTTTATGTGAAAGTTGGCGAAGAAGCAAAACTACGCGTAGTTAAAACTGGAATTCAAGACGATTCAAACATTGAAATATTATCTGGTTTGAAAGAAGGTGAAACCGTAATTACAGGTCCTTACAACACGGTTACAAAATTATTGAAACAAGGTGATAAGGTAGAAGTTGCCACTCCAGCAAAAGATAAAAAAGAAAAGTAA
- a CDS encoding TolC family protein has translation MKKIAIPFLFLILSISLSAQEKLWTLQECVTHALENNISVKQSQLDLELTDADKLDAIGNFLPSINANASASKNTGLSLNPTNNRLESTTFGSASGAINVGYTLFDGLQNVRQLQRAKLSELAAQYRLDKMKDDIALLVANSYLQVLLNKANLEVSKSQNIVTLQQLDRTNNLVDAGVLPRGDLLEIKATDAGEKQRIAVAENTVKISLINLAQLLLVKDYSSFDIADEEYKIVDDGIADKDVNEIINSAKETRSEVKIALKNVELAEKDVQISQGNFYPTLSAFFGYNTRYADNDPLDRAFTEQLYLNDGIGYGLQLNVPIFNGFSVRSNVKRNKVNLKNTEYQLEQAELDLESNVYQAYVDANGALKAYEAATVALESQELAYQYAKDRYDVGLTNAFDFSQSKLRFDNAKIEENRTKFEYIFKLKVLELYFGVPASELKF, from the coding sequence ATGAAGAAGATAGCAATCCCTTTCTTGTTTTTAATACTCAGCATTTCCTTAAGTGCCCAAGAAAAACTTTGGACGCTACAAGAATGCGTAACGCATGCATTGGAAAATAATATTTCGGTTAAGCAAAGTCAATTAGATTTAGAATTAACTGATGCCGATAAACTAGACGCAATTGGCAATTTTCTTCCAAGTATTAATGCGAATGCGAGCGCTTCAAAAAACACAGGTTTAAGTTTAAATCCAACCAATAATCGCCTGGAAAGCACAACTTTTGGTTCAGCTTCAGGAGCAATAAATGTGGGTTACACTTTATTTGACGGTCTTCAAAACGTTCGCCAATTGCAACGTGCAAAACTTTCAGAACTTGCGGCTCAGTACCGTTTAGACAAGATGAAAGACGATATTGCGCTTTTGGTGGCAAATTCATACTTACAAGTTTTGCTGAATAAAGCAAACCTAGAAGTTTCAAAATCGCAGAACATCGTTACCCTTCAACAGTTAGACAGAACAAATAATCTTGTAGATGCAGGAGTGCTTCCACGAGGAGATCTTTTGGAAATAAAAGCAACAGACGCCGGAGAGAAACAAAGAATCGCAGTAGCTGAAAACACAGTGAAAATTTCGCTTATCAATCTTGCTCAACTCTTATTGGTGAAGGATTATTCAAGTTTTGATATTGCTGATGAAGAATATAAAATTGTTGATGACGGCATTGCAGATAAAGACGTAAATGAAATAATCAATAGCGCCAAAGAAACCCGTTCCGAAGTAAAAATTGCACTAAAAAACGTGGAGCTTGCAGAAAAGGATGTACAGATTTCCCAAGGAAATTTTTACCCAACACTTTCAGCTTTTTTCGGGTATAACACGCGTTATGCAGATAATGATCCACTGGATCGTGCATTTACAGAACAATTATATTTGAATGATGGTATTGGTTATGGACTTCAACTTAACGTTCCTATTTTCAACGGTTTTTCCGTGCGAAGCAACGTAAAGCGAAATAAGGTAAATTTGAAAAATACCGAATATCAATTAGAGCAAGCCGAGCTTGATTTAGAGTCCAACGTTTACCAAGCTTACGTAGATGCAAACGGCGCGTTAAAAGCCTACGAAGCCGCAACAGTTGCTTTAGAATCACAAGAACTAGCCTACCAATACGCTAAAGATCGTTATGATGTTGGGCTTACAAACGCATTCGATTTTAGCCAATCAAAATTGCGTTTCGACAATGCTAAGATTGAAGAAAACAGAACTAAATTTGAATACATTTTTAAATTGAAAGTTTTAGAACTTTATTTTGGCGTTCCAGCAAGTGAATTAAAATTTTAA
- a CDS encoding efflux RND transporter periplasmic adaptor subunit: MKKSKTIIILVTIAVLFVASMYWLYSKNIEDPVVYETEKPVMGSILKKTVATGSIVPKEEVLIKPNISGIIDEIFVEAGQVVKAGDLIAKVKVVPNVSSLNSAKSNINSVRTQVETARLAFENQKNIYNRQKELFEKGVISANEFDNAQLSYNQSQQRLKQEQVGLTAASQNYDIVKTGTTSGLGASANTEIRATVAGMVLDVPVKTGNQVIEANNFNDGTTIATIADVDKMIFEGKVDESEVGKIKEGLPLEITVGALPDELFNAELDYIAPKGVDENGAIQFEIKGTMKSLDTTKTFIRAGLSANASIILAKAENVLTIKEALVQYDTKTQKPFVEVMVGDQKFERKDIVLGVSDGIDVEVKSGVSKDDKIKVWNQLKPAPPTGTGGRG; encoded by the coding sequence ATGAAAAAATCAAAAACCATAATCATCCTTGTCACAATCGCAGTTTTGTTTGTGGCCTCTATGTATTGGCTATACTCCAAAAACATTGAAGATCCAGTTGTTTACGAAACTGAAAAACCTGTAATGGGTTCAATTTTGAAGAAAACCGTTGCTACAGGAAGCATTGTTCCAAAAGAGGAAGTACTCATAAAACCCAATATTTCAGGAATTATTGATGAAATTTTCGTGGAAGCAGGTCAAGTGGTAAAGGCCGGAGACTTGATTGCTAAAGTAAAAGTGGTCCCAAACGTTTCATCTTTAAATAGCGCGAAAAGCAATATTAACAGCGTTCGCACCCAAGTTGAAACCGCGCGTCTTGCTTTTGAAAATCAAAAAAACATTTATAACCGTCAGAAAGAACTTTTTGAAAAAGGAGTAATCTCTGCCAATGAATTTGACAATGCGCAATTGTCCTACAATCAATCCCAACAAAGGTTGAAGCAAGAACAAGTAGGTTTAACCGCTGCAAGCCAAAACTACGATATTGTAAAAACTGGAACTACCAGCGGATTGGGCGCTTCAGCAAATACTGAAATCCGTGCTACTGTTGCAGGAATGGTTTTGGACGTTCCCGTAAAAACAGGAAATCAAGTTATTGAAGCAAATAACTTCAATGACGGAACCACAATCGCAACTATTGCAGATGTTGACAAAATGATTTTCGAAGGAAAAGTTGATGAAAGCGAAGTAGGAAAAATTAAGGAAGGTCTTCCGTTAGAAATAACTGTTGGAGCGCTTCCAGATGAACTTTTCAATGCCGAATTAGACTACATTGCTCCAAAAGGTGTAGATGAAAACGGCGCAATTCAGTTTGAAATAAAAGGAACGATGAAGAGTTTAGATACAACTAAAACCTTCATTCGCGCTGGGTTAAGTGCAAACGCTTCTATTATTTTAGCTAAGGCTGAAAACGTACTAACTATTAAAGAAGCCTTGGTCCAATACGACACAAAAACTCAAAAACCTTTCGTAGAAGTTATGGTTGGAGACCAAAAGTTCGAAAGAAAAGATATAGTGCTAGGCGTAAGCGACGGCATAGACGTAGAAGTAAAAAGCGGCGTGTCCAAAGACGACAAAATAAAAGTCTGGAACCAACTAAAACCAGCCCCACCAACAGGAACAGGAGGAAGAGGATAA
- a CDS encoding DUF1801 domain-containing protein encodes MELTSDSKVDEVFKSYPKEVKQQMLHLRKLVLKTASEIEDLEILEETLKWGEPSYVTKHGSTLRMDWKQKNPEQYAMYFKCTSKLVETFKVVFKDKFNFEKSRAILFNLDEKIPETELKECITMALTYHKIKQLPLLGT; translated from the coding sequence ATGGAATTAACAAGCGATTCAAAAGTTGACGAAGTTTTCAAAAGCTATCCAAAAGAGGTAAAGCAGCAAATGCTTCATCTTAGAAAGTTGGTTTTAAAAACAGCTTCAGAAATTGAAGATCTTGAAATACTTGAAGAAACTCTAAAATGGGGCGAACCGAGTTATGTAACAAAACACGGAAGCACGCTACGAATGGATTGGAAACAAAAAAATCCAGAACAATATGCGATGTATTTTAAATGTACTTCCAAACTAGTAGAAACTTTTAAAGTGGTTTTTAAAGATAAATTCAACTTTGAAAAAAGTAGGGCAATACTTTTCAACTTAGATGAAAAAATACCCGAAACCGAATTAAAAGAGTGCATCACAATGGCGCTCACGTATCATAAAATAAAACAATTGCCTCTTTTAGGCACTTAA
- a CDS encoding ABC transporter permease — protein sequence MFSRDSWEEIIEALSSNWFRTALTAFGVLWGIFILVILLAAGNGLENGIKQGFNGMATNSMFMWSQTASQPYKGLPKGRRYNFKTDDVPAIKREVEGLRFVSPRNQLGGFRGSNNVVRGLQTGAFNVYGDYPEIIQQQPMDITSGRFVNYSDINEKRKIAIIGSGVQSALYEKNEEVIGSYIKINGVNFMVVGTYKKKGNNGDPEEMQKEIYVPFTAFSQAFNMGDVVGWMAITADDDHSITNLKSQVFDVIKTRHTINPNDDRAVGNFDLYEEFSKIQGLFTALNFVAYFVGILVLLSGIIGISNIMLIVVKERTKEIGIRRALGATPWSIRAQILLESIFLTIISGMAGIVLASAVLWLVNYKMSGMDTSEMMFLNPSVNIGVVFIALTILIVSGLLAGLIPAQNAIKVKPVEALRTD from the coding sequence ATATTTAGCAGAGATAGTTGGGAAGAAATAATTGAAGCGCTAAGCAGTAACTGGTTTAGAACCGCTTTAACGGCTTTTGGAGTTCTTTGGGGAATCTTCATATTAGTAATTCTGTTAGCAGCGGGCAATGGTCTAGAAAACGGAATAAAACAAGGTTTTAATGGTATGGCCACAAACTCCATGTTTATGTGGTCTCAAACTGCTTCCCAACCCTACAAAGGTTTACCTAAAGGAAGACGATACAACTTCAAAACAGACGATGTTCCAGCAATAAAAAGAGAAGTTGAAGGACTTCGTTTTGTTTCGCCTAGAAATCAATTAGGCGGTTTCCGTGGAAGTAATAATGTTGTTCGAGGTTTGCAAACAGGAGCTTTCAACGTTTATGGCGATTATCCAGAAATTATTCAACAGCAACCTATGGATATCACTTCTGGAAGGTTTGTAAATTATTCAGACATAAATGAAAAACGCAAAATTGCTATCATTGGTAGCGGCGTTCAAAGTGCTCTGTATGAAAAAAATGAAGAGGTAATTGGTTCATATATAAAAATAAACGGCGTCAATTTTATGGTTGTCGGCACTTACAAAAAGAAAGGAAATAACGGCGATCCCGAAGAAATGCAAAAGGAAATTTACGTACCATTCACGGCATTCTCACAAGCGTTCAATATGGGAGATGTTGTAGGGTGGATGGCAATTACTGCGGATGATGACCATTCAATTACAAATTTAAAATCACAGGTTTTTGATGTTATAAAAACTCGCCACACCATTAATCCAAATGACGATCGTGCTGTTGGAAATTTCGATCTTTATGAAGAATTTTCTAAAATACAGGGATTGTTTACTGCGCTAAATTTTGTAGCCTATTTCGTCGGAATTTTAGTACTTCTTTCAGGAATCATTGGCATTAGTAACATTATGCTAATCGTTGTAAAAGAACGTACAAAAGAAATCGGTATTCGTCGAGCTTTAGGAGCCACACCTTGGAGCATTCGCGCGCAGATATTATTGGAATCAATATTTTTGACCATTATTTCAGGAATGGCAGGAATCGTTTTGGCAAGCGCAGTGCTTTGGTTAGTGAATTATAAAATGAGCGGAATGGACACTAGTGAAATGATGTTTTTAAATCCATCCGTAAATATAGGAGTGGTCTTTATTGCCTTAACAATTTTGATTGTTTCGGGACTTTTGGCAGGATTAATTCCCGCGCAAAACGCTATAAAAGTAAAACCTGTTGAAGCATTAAGAACCGATTAA
- a CDS encoding ABC transporter permease translates to MFNLERWQEIFEAIRKNKLRTFLTGLSVASGIFILVILLAIGQGMQNGVAKEFEGDATNRISVWTNVTSVEYKGLNPGRIIEMDNRDYEMAVAKNSDKLDLKSGVYSRWGQLTTYKKENGSYRVEGVRADYQFLENATLVSGRYINQNDLNNFEKNTVIGNQVYLDLFKGKNALGEYVEVAGIKFKVVGVYSDPGGEREETRLFIPLTTAQRIYNAGDKLRSIAFTLHKEDKYEDALAASEAFSAQLEADLKSNHTISPLDDRAVNVNNTLENAKKFYDLNNMIRLFFWGVGICTIIAGVVGVSNIMLIIVKERTKEIGIRKAIGAQPWSIIGMILHESIFVTAIAGFLGLIFSLFLLQLVGPFIETAYISNPSVDFSVAITTVIILVVAGAVAGFFPAYRAANIKPIEALRDE, encoded by the coding sequence ATGTTTAATCTTGAGCGTTGGCAGGAAATATTTGAAGCAATTCGTAAAAACAAATTACGAACTTTTTTAACAGGTCTTTCCGTGGCTTCAGGTATTTTTATTTTGGTCATTCTCTTAGCTATAGGTCAAGGAATGCAAAATGGTGTAGCAAAAGAATTTGAAGGTGACGCCACCAACCGAATTAGCGTATGGACAAATGTAACTTCAGTTGAATATAAAGGGCTAAATCCAGGTAGAATTATTGAAATGGACAACCGCGATTACGAAATGGCGGTCGCCAAAAACAGCGATAAACTGGATCTAAAATCCGGCGTTTACAGCCGTTGGGGCCAGCTTACAACTTATAAAAAAGAAAACGGAAGTTACAGGGTAGAAGGTGTTCGTGCCGATTACCAGTTTTTAGAAAATGCAACCTTAGTTTCTGGGCGCTATATCAATCAAAACGATTTGAATAATTTCGAAAAAAACACTGTAATTGGAAATCAAGTGTATCTCGATCTTTTCAAGGGAAAAAATGCTTTAGGGGAATATGTAGAAGTTGCAGGAATAAAGTTTAAAGTTGTTGGAGTTTATTCTGATCCAGGAGGAGAGCGCGAAGAAACTCGCCTTTTCATCCCACTAACAACTGCCCAACGGATTTATAATGCTGGTGATAAACTTAGATCGATAGCTTTTACACTTCATAAAGAAGACAAATATGAAGATGCATTAGCTGCATCCGAAGCTTTTTCGGCACAATTGGAGGCAGATTTAAAAAGTAACCATACTATTTCGCCTTTAGATGACAGAGCTGTAAACGTAAACAACACGCTGGAAAACGCTAAAAAGTTTTACGATCTAAATAATATGATTCGTTTGTTTTTCTGGGGTGTTGGTATCTGTACTATTATTGCAGGTGTTGTGGGCGTGAGTAATATTATGCTCATAATCGTGAAAGAACGAACTAAAGAAATAGGTATTCGAAAAGCTATTGGAGCACAACCTTGGTCTATCATCGGAATGATTTTGCACGAATCTATTTTTGTTACCGCAATAGCAGGTTTCCTCGGACTTATTTTTAGTTTGTTTTTGTTGCAACTTGTTGGGCCGTTTATTGAAACAGCATACATTAGTAATCCTTCCGTAGATTTTTCGGTTGCAATAACAACCGTTATTATTCTTGTTGTTGCTGGTGCCGTCGCCGGATTTTTTCCTGCATATAGAGCCGCAAATATTAAACCCATAGAAGCCTTGCGAGATGAGTAA
- a CDS encoding ABC transporter ATP-binding protein — MIDIKNLHKSYHMGKNSLHVLKGINFSVSEGEMVSIMGSSGSGKSTLLNILGILDEADEGTYTLDGTLIKNLNEKVAARYRNQFLGFIFQSFNLINYKSALDNVSMPLYYQGVKRNVRTEKAMHYLEKVGLADWASHLPNELSGGQKQRVAIARALASDPKLLLADEPTGALDTKTSYEVMELIQGINDEGKTILIVTHEDDIAHMTKRIVNLKDGLIIDDSKVTQVRAKAENYV, encoded by the coding sequence ATGATAGATATCAAAAACCTTCACAAATCATATCACATGGGTAAAAATTCACTCCATGTTTTAAAAGGAATAAATTTTTCAGTTTCTGAAGGCGAAATGGTTTCAATAATGGGTTCTTCTGGTTCTGGAAAATCTACTTTGTTGAATATACTTGGAATTCTCGATGAAGCGGACGAAGGAACTTACACTCTCGATGGCACACTGATTAAAAACTTAAATGAAAAAGTTGCCGCACGCTACCGCAACCAGTTTCTTGGTTTTATTTTTCAATCATTCAATCTTATTAATTACAAATCTGCTTTGGATAATGTTTCAATGCCGCTTTATTACCAAGGTGTAAAGCGAAATGTACGCACCGAAAAAGCAATGCACTATCTTGAAAAAGTAGGCTTGGCAGATTGGGCTTCACATCTTCCCAATGAACTTTCCGGAGGTCAAAAACAACGTGTTGCAATTGCACGAGCTTTAGCCAGCGATCCAAAACTTTTGCTAGCAGATGAACCAACGGGAGCACTGGATACTAAGACTTCTTATGAAGTAATGGAACTAATTCAAGGCATTAACGACGAAGGAAAAACAATCCTAATCGTGACCCACGAAGACGATATTGCCCATATGACCAAACGAATCGTAAACCTAAAGGATGGGTTGATTATTGACGATTCTAAAGTGACTCAAGTTCGTGCAAAAGCAGAAAACTATGTTTAA
- a CDS encoding DUF420 domain-containing protein, protein MQSSAGNSKKYNVWIWILSITIPLAVAALFSVKIPGVERLGFLPPIYATINGITALILVTAVFQIRKGNRKLHERLMKTAIGCSVLFLILYIIYHMTSDSTTYGGEGILKYIYFFILITHILLSIIVIPFVLITYVRAISGQFYKHRKIARITYPLWLYVAISGVVVYIMISPYY, encoded by the coding sequence ATGCAAAGTTCAGCCGGAAATTCAAAAAAGTACAATGTTTGGATATGGATTCTTTCCATTACAATTCCTTTGGCGGTTGCTGCATTGTTTTCTGTAAAAATTCCAGGAGTAGAACGTTTGGGCTTTTTGCCACCCATTTATGCAACTATTAACGGTATAACGGCTCTGATTTTAGTTACGGCGGTTTTTCAGATTAGAAAGGGAAACAGAAAACTGCACGAACGCTTAATGAAAACCGCAATTGGTTGTTCCGTATTGTTTTTGATATTGTATATAATTTATCATATGACTTCAGATTCAACCACTTATGGAGGTGAAGGAATATTGAAATATATATATTTTTTTATCCTCATAACGCATATTTTATTGTCCATCATCGTTATACCTTTTGTATTGATAACGTATGTTCGCGCCATTTCAGGACAGTTTTATAAACACCGCAAAATTGCCAGAATTACCTATCCACTTTGGTTATATGTTGCAATAAGCGGCGTAGTTGTTTATATAATGATTTCACCTTACTATTAA
- a CDS encoding SCO family protein has translation MKKNYSYIGISLIILVFGIWAVPKIVNTVSKADLETIGTVPDFSFTDQHGKTITNKDYDGKVYVVEFFFTTCPSICPIMTENMIKIQNEFLGNPKVGMASFSIDPEHDTPEVLKEYAKTKGITKPQWHLLTGEKESIFKLANEGFNLYVGDASEEEGGFEHSGFFALIDQNGNIRSRKDENENPMVYYDGLDDKQLQMLKEDIKNLL, from the coding sequence ATGAAAAAGAATTATTCATACATAGGTATTTCATTAATCATATTGGTTTTTGGAATTTGGGCGGTGCCGAAAATAGTGAACACCGTTTCAAAAGCAGATCTTGAAACCATTGGTACTGTGCCGGATTTCAGTTTTACTGACCAACACGGAAAAACAATTACCAATAAAGATTACGATGGGAAGGTTTATGTAGTTGAATTTTTCTTCACTACCTGTCCCAGCATTTGCCCGATTATGACCGAAAACATGATTAAAATTCAAAATGAATTTCTGGGCAATCCTAAGGTTGGAATGGCCTCATTTTCCATAGATCCAGAGCACGACACTCCTGAAGTTTTAAAAGAATACGCTAAAACCAAAGGAATAACAAAACCACAATGGCATTTATTGACTGGTGAAAAGGAATCAATATTCAAACTTGCTAATGAAGGTTTTAACCTCTATGTAGGCGACGCCTCCGAAGAAGAGGGCGGTTTTGAGCATTCTGGCTTTTTCGCATTGATAGACCAAAATGGCAACATTCGTTCACGAAAGGACGAGAATGAAAATCCAATGGTTTATTACGATGGTCTGGACGATAAACAACTTCAAATGCTAAAAGAAGACATCAAAAATCTTTTATAA
- a CDS encoding T9SS type A sorting domain-containing protein, which yields MKKILLILLPFVFLNAYSQFGPQRIITLESGTVNSAYTVDIDGDGDKDIVTSCRSGDFNVGWLENLDGKGNFGPPHTIVNNLFGQSYSVYAADLDGDGDVDILTTAYSLDRVIWYENLDGLGNFSSQNVISGNADGAFSVIAADLDGDGDNDIISASEFSGLAWHENIDGQGDFSFRKIIDDNIISSRSVVAADMDGDGDLDIVANGLAPNTVRIFWYENLDGLGNFGPLRVIRDFTVYANVIFVADADGDGDMDVFSASPGDHEVAWHENIDGLGNFGPKKIITDSLLDAWVVSAADLDNDGDIDVLATSVETFGGEVVWFENIDGAGTYGAKQTISTEVQSPRSVMAADIDNDGDMDVVGSSQNDNKIAWYENYTIIGVGENQNNTFKIYPNPVKDFLNIANSTGINIKTTTLYDALGRELFKKESEVSQLSFVTYASGIYFLKLKTNTEEHLFKVIKE from the coding sequence ATGAAGAAAATACTTTTAATATTATTGCCATTCGTTTTCTTAAATGCCTATTCACAATTTGGCCCACAAAGGATAATTACGTTAGAATCTGGGACAGTAAATAGTGCCTATACAGTGGATATAGATGGAGACGGAGACAAAGATATTGTAACATCATGTAGATCTGGAGATTTTAACGTCGGGTGGCTTGAGAATTTAGACGGTAAGGGAAATTTTGGCCCTCCACATACTATCGTGAATAATTTATTTGGACAAAGTTATTCAGTATATGCAGCTGATTTAGATGGCGATGGCGACGTTGACATATTAACAACAGCATATTCTCTTGATAGGGTTATTTGGTATGAAAACTTGGATGGCTTGGGTAATTTCAGCTCGCAAAACGTAATTTCGGGTAATGCCGATGGGGCATTTTCAGTTATAGCAGCAGATTTGGATGGTGATGGTGATAATGATATTATCTCGGCATCTGAATTTTCAGGATTGGCCTGGCATGAAAATATAGACGGTCAGGGGGATTTTAGTTTTAGAAAAATTATTGATGACAATATTATCAGTTCGCGCTCCGTAGTAGCTGCCGATATGGATGGTGACGGCGATCTTGATATAGTAGCGAATGGGCTTGCACCTAATACTGTAAGAATCTTTTGGTATGAAAACTTGGACGGGTTAGGGAATTTTGGACCACTACGTGTTATAAGAGATTTTACTGTATATGCCAATGTTATATTTGTTGCCGATGCCGATGGGGACGGCGATATGGACGTTTTTTCTGCTTCTCCTGGCGACCATGAAGTTGCTTGGCATGAAAATATTGATGGTTTGGGGAATTTTGGACCGAAAAAAATTATAACCGATTCTTTACTTGATGCTTGGGTTGTTTCTGCCGCAGACCTTGACAATGATGGCGATATTGATGTACTTGCTACAAGCGTTGAAACCTTTGGTGGTGAAGTGGTTTGGTTTGAGAATATAGATGGAGCGGGCACGTATGGTGCAAAACAAACTATTAGCACAGAAGTCCAGTCGCCACGTTCTGTAATGGCCGCAGATATAGACAACGATGGTGATATGGATGTGGTGGGGTCTTCCCAAAACGATAATAAAATTGCTTGGTATGAAAATTATACGATTATTGGGGTTGGAGAAAACCAAAATAACACCTTTAAAATTTATCCAAATCCTGTAAAAGATTTTTTAAATATAGCTAACTCTACAGGAATTAATATAAAAACCACTACTCTCTATGATGCCCTTGGCAGAGAATTGTTCAAAAAAGAAAGCGAAGTTTCGCAACTTAGTTTCGTTACCTATGCTTCTGGCATTTATTTTCTTAAGCTGAAAACCAATACCGAAGAGCACCTCTTTAAAGTGATAAAGGAATAA